AAAGTGTATTTGTGCTAATAAGATTACTACCGTCAACCGTTAACAGGATTTTGGAACTGATGCCAGTTTTAATTTGCTGCGAAAAATTTTGTGGGATATAGACTGTAGCCATAGTTATATTTTGATTAAATAAATCTTGCGTTCTAAATTCATTATTTGTAACAGCTACAAGATTTAATCGTTCACTATCGGATAATTGCTGAATGATTGCACGACTCAGCGGAGTTTGGTCTTCATCACATATAGCGATAGGAATGTGATTTACAATTTGGGGACTGTATAAGAGTCCAAATAAAAATAAATAAGCGATCGGTGCTCCAATGATAAAAATGATTCGCCGCGGATCTTTTTTTATCAATAGAGTACATTCTTGCATAAAAATTTGCCACCAAGTCATGAAGTGACCTCCTTCCTTTTTATCATCGTGAGACGTATTTTCAAAATAATGAAAGCAAGAATAAAAAATATCGCTGCCATGATATAAAGTGCGATCACATTATACAATAAATTACTGCTTGAGCCTGCTAAAATTAATTTGCGAAGCTCATCACCGGTATAATAGAGCGGCATTGCTTTTGCGAGAAGTAGACTGGTGTCATTCATCGCGTAGGATGGCCAACTTAATCCACTAAATAAAAGACCAGGCATGATATATAGCAACGGTGTTTGTAAGGCATTCACTGCATTTGGGCTGATTGCGGAAAAGAATGAACTAATTGCGATAAGTGCAAGACAAAAAGCACTACCTAATAGTATGATATCGAAGGGATTTGCGATGCAATGCACATTGTAAAATATATGTGCTAAATAAGGTAATGATAAAAATATCAGAATGGAACAAAGCCAATAAGGGAGAATCATTTTGCGAAAAGAGTTTTTCAAAATAAATGAAATTTTATTTTTATTATGCAAATAAGGCATAAAAATTGGAGTTAGTAAAATGATAAGCGCGATCTGTAGACCGTTTAAGCCCAAACCAAGCAACATGAAATTATTGTAACTTATTTCGGGATTATTGATAATGCGGACACTAAGTGTAAGAGGCGCAACAGTGTGAAGGGATTGCGTAGGGAGTTGATTCCCTGCTTCAAGTAGTTTTTGTCCTGCCGCTGCGCTAAAAGTTTGCATAATTTGCCCCATAGATGACATAACAGCATTGTGAAACATCAAATTAGAAGCATCGGTAATTACCATAACCGAAGGTGATTTCCCATTTTTTAAATCTTGACTGAATCCTGTAGGAATTTCTACTGCTAATAAAGCATCGCCCGAGGCAAGAATCTCATTCATTGTTGCTTCATTTTGTGCGTATGCAACAATCTTATATTTTTCTACATCGTTTATGCAGTTGATTAACACACGACTATTGCTAGATTGATCCTGATCGTAGATAACAGTTGGGATATGTTCAACTACTTCGCTTTTATACGTTGAACCAAATAGTAATAAATAAACAATCGGCACCAACCAAAGGAATAATAAAGATTTTTTGTTATTTTCATAAAAAGCTAAAATGTTAATTATTCTCACTTCCTGCTAATTTGAATCGCATCCCTGGGCGGATATCTGGGGAGTTTACTTGAATTTTTACATTAAAGGTTACAATATCGGTATTATTTCTTTCATCAGAACCACGATACGTTGCAAATTCCGGCTTTTTACTAATATCAACGATGGTTCCATTGATTTTTAAATCTTCATTACGTCCAATTAAAGAAATGCTTTGATTTAGTTTATAACGATTTAATTCTGTTTCGGGAACTTTAATATTTACCCAATTGTCCAGTGGATCTTGAATAGCAACAACTGGCATGCCTTGAGAGATAATTGAACCTTCTTCAATGTATTTTGCCGTGATAATTCCACTAAACGGTGCTTTGATTTCAGTTTCATCTAAAGCAATTTTTATTTGCTCAATCGCAGCATTTGCTTGTTCAATTTTACTGGCAATATTTTTTTCATTAGCAGTATCAACATCGACTTGTAAAAGACGTGCTTTGGCCGCAGCTAAGGCTGTTTCGGCTTGTTTATAATTAGATTGTGCTACTTGATATTTCGTTTGATAAGAATCAAATACTTGTTGAGAAACTGCACCAGAGCTTAATAATTCTTGGAAACGTAAAAAATCGTTTTCTGCCATCGTTAAGTCCGCGCTTGCTTTACTTAACCCTGCGATTGCAGTATCTACATTAGAATTTGATACTGCATCATTTAACTTTGTAACAGTGGATGCTTGGTTTTGTTGCGCTTGAATTGCTGCGATATTAGCGAGATTTTGATTTAATTGTGCTTCTAAATCGCGTGTATCTATTCTGGCAATGACTTGCCCTTTTTCAACAGTATCGCCTTCCTTAACATATAGAGAAACTACACGACCAGGGATTTTGGAAGTTAAATCGATTTCTTTAGCTTCACTGCGGCCCCATTCTACATTTTGTGCATTACTAGAGGTTGAGCAACCTGAAGTAAAAATTGATAACGAGAAAAGAAATAAAATAGGGAAGATATAAATATTTTTTTTAGATAGATTTATAAACATGTGTAAATTTCCTCCTAATATTAAACTGCTGGTACCAAAAAAATATTTTAAGTACCAAGATGGCAAATAAAAATACAACAAATGCTTAAAATTGTTGTATTTTTATTATTATTTTTTGTTACCTGTTAATAATCCATGAATCAAAATATCTAACATTGCATTGATAGCATCTTTATAAGTAAGATTATTAGAGTTTAAGAATCGATAGGTGGTAAAAGCATCAAAAGAAGTTTTTAAAATTTCTTGTAAAACATAAATGTTAATATTTCGAATGATCCCAGCATCAATTCCGACTTTTAATACTTTTTCAATACGCTCCATACGAATTTTTCGCGAAAGTTCTACTTTTTTCCATTGCTCAGGAAACGCTGTTTTTAAATCTTCATAAATGTGTTTATCAAAAGTTTCTGCTTCATATGGAAGGATGCTAAGTAATGCTTTAAGTTTATCGATGATAGGCATTTGGGTTTGATAAATTTCCTCTTCTTGTTTTTCTAAATTAGATAATAATATAGTCAAAATAGAATCAATCAAGTCTTGTTTTGATGGAAAATTTTCATATAAAGAACGTTTGCTGATTTTTAAGCGTTTGGCCAAATCATTCATTGTAAACTTTAATCCATGAATATTTACTTCTTCCATAGTCGCAGCCATAATCCGCTCTTTCATTGCTTCACCTCCACTAACGGTACTAAAAAAAACATTTCGGTACCATTAGTATAATTTCCTGATAAGAAAATGTCAATGATAAAATATAGTTGTTTAGTATTTCTTATCTATGTATAATTGAGTGCAAAGTAATTTGTAAGGAGGATGAATAAATGAACAAGAAAAAACAAGGGCTACTTATTGTTCATACGGGAAATGGAAAAGGGAAAACGACAGCTGCGCTTGGGTTAGCAGTCCGTGCCTGGGGACAAGGTCTGAAAATATTAATTTTACAATTTATCAAAGGCAATTGGAAATATGGAGAATTAAAAGCTTTAGAAAAATTTGCTCCTAATCTTATGATTGAACAGGCGGGAGAAGGTTTTGTAAAACAAGCAGAAGGTGAAGAAAAATCAAAGCATATAGAAGTTGCACAAAATACTTTTTGGCGAGCTAAAAAAGAAGTTGTATCAGCAGAGTGGGATATGGTTATTCTTGATGAATTAAATTATGCTGTTAAATTTGGTTTGATTGAAAAAGAAGCTGTATTAGAATTAGTAAAAACGAAGCCGGAAAGTTTACACTTAGTAATTACAGGTCGAGATGCAATACCTGAATTAATTGAAGTGGCTGATTTGGTAACTGAAATGAAGGAAGTGAAACATCCATATAAGAAAGGAATAAAAGCGCAACGCGGGGTTGAATTTTAATCAGCTTGCTATAGTTTTATCTTATAATATGGTATCATAGTAAAGTATGTATTTTTAAGGAGGGGATAACTGTATATGGAAAATGTACCTGAAGAGAAGATGAAAAGGGGACTAAAGAATCGTCATATGCAGATGATTGCTTTAGGCGGGGCAATTGGCACTGGACTTTTTTATGGTTCGGCTTCGACGATTCAACTTGCTGGCCCGGCAATCGCATTGTCATATTTTATTGGCGGAACGATTATTTTCTTTATTATGCGAATGCTTGGGGAAATGGCTGTAGACAATCCTGTCTCAGGCTCATTTAGTTTTTATGCAAAAAGCTATTGGCACGAATTTATAGGTTTTTTGTCTGGATGGAATTATTGGTTTAATTATGTAGTGGTGAGTATGGCAGAGTTAACCGCCGTTGGAATTTATATGAATTATTGGTACCCGGATATTCCGCAGTGGGTATCTGCTTTAGCTTGTTTAATTATTATTACTTTGATTAATTTGATTAATGTAAGAATGTACGGTGAGTTTGAATTTTTTACAGCAATTATTAAAGTTGTTGCAATTATTGGTATGATTATTTTTGGTACATACTTAATTTTTACGCAGATGGGAGCCTTTCCAGATTGTTTTGCTAACCTATGGCAACATGGTGGTTTTATGCCGAATGGTATTTGGGGCTTAGCATTATCTTTAGTTATTGTTATGTTTTCTTTTGGGGGAATTGAGCTTATTGGGATTACAGCGGGTGAAGCAGATAACCCTAATAAAACAATTCCGAAAGCAATTAATCAGGTAATTTGGCGTGTACTTATTTTTTATATTGGTACTTTAGTTGTGTTAATGACATTATATCCATGGAATGAAGTTGGATTAGAAGCAAGTCCGTTTGTACAGATATTTTCTAATATCGGGATTCCAGCAGCAGCAAACTTATTGAATATCGTTGTTTTAACAGCGGCATTATCTGTGTATAATAGTGCAATTTATAGTAATTCTCGGATGCTTTATGGTTTGGCAAAACAAGGGGATGCGCCGAAAATTTTTACGAGGTTAGCAAAAAATGGTGTACCTTATATAGGAATTTTCGTCTCTTCAGGAATTACATTAATTGTAGTTGCGCTTAATTATTTTATTCCAGGAAAAGTCTTTATGTATTTGATTTCAATTGCTGTTGCAGCAGTTGTTGTTAGCTGGGTGATTATTACGATAACACATTTAAAATTCCGTAAGTTAAAAATAAGAGAGAATCAAGTGGAACAGTTACATTTTAAATCTATAGGGTATCCGTATATCAATTATCTTTGTTTGGCATTTTTAATTATGATTGTCTTACTTATGACACAAATTGAAGATATGCAGCTCGCCGTGGGAATATTGCCGATTTGGATTGGCTGTTTATGGATTGGTTATAAAATAAGGAAGAATAAATAGAAATTACCCCCGATTTTATTTCACCTAAAAAATCGGGGGTGATTTTTTATTTTTAAAAGAAAAAAATGGATAAAATGTAAGAAACGGATTTTTATCAGAATTATTGAAGTTGTTATTGTATATACATTTTTATTAATAATCGAAGAAATAGTGAATGTAGCTCCACAAAAGTATGAATTCATGGAGGAGGAACACAACGGGGACGAGTATACGGAATAATATATTAGCTGTATCAATTGTTAATATTTTAAATTGAAATGATGCACTAAGAGCCAGATGCGCAATGAGAATTTAACAGATGCGGAAAGTACAATTCGTGGTGCAGACATGGCAAAAGAAATTGTGGAATATACGAGGTATCAACTCTTAACACAAGCTGCGTAGGCTATGTTAGCACAATCAAATCATAAAGATGATTTCATTTTAGATATGTTAAAAGGATTATAGTCGAATATTTCATAAAGTAAATAAATCTAATAATAAAGGATATATAAATAAATATAGATTTCCCGAGTTTTAGACAAATAAAAAGGACTGTTATAAGTGTACTTGCTTATAATAGTCCTTTTATTATTAGAAAAATAAATCTCGAATTCCCTCTTCGATTAATTGGAGGCGTTCGATTGTCGTTTGGCGAATCTTTTCGTTTTCTATTGTTTTGATTTGATCGTTAATCAACTCTTCACCGATTTTTTTTGTTTCCTCATTGGCATAGTCAAGAAGATATTCTTTAAAGGTTAAAAGAGCATTTGGTAAGCAAACATTTTGTATTTCACCAGTTTTAGCAAGACTCATAAAGCGGTCGCCAGTGCGACCTTGGCGGTAGCAAGCAGTACAGTAGCTCGGTACGTACCCTTTTTTACAAAGCATTTGAATAATTTCATCAGGTGAACGCAGATCACTGGTCTCAAATTGCATACTGTTTTGATGATCAGGATGGTCGCTATAAGTTTCTTTATATGCACCAACACCTGTACCAGAAGCAGCGCTAATTTGTGAAATTCCATAATCAATAAGAGTATCTCGATAGTCTGGATCTTCGCGTGTTGATAAAATCATTCCTGTATATGGAACCGCCATGCGGATGATTGCAATGATTTTTGCAAAATCTTCATCACTTACGAGATGTGGCATAGTCGATAAATCGACATCTGATGCTGGACGAATGCGTGGCACGGAAATTGTATGTGGTCCAACACCGAATTCTTTTTCTAAATGCTCGGCGTGTAGAAACATTGCTACAGTATCGTATTTAAAATCATATAATCCATATAATGTACCAATGCCAACATCATCAATGCCGCCTTTCATTGCTCTATCCATTGCCGTTGTGTGCCAGTTGTAATCGTGTTTTGGCCCCGATGGATGAAGGCGGGCATACGTTTCGCGATGATAAGTTTCTTGGAAGAGAATATAAGTGCCGATGCCGGCAGCTTTTAATTTTGCATAATCCTCAATTGTAGTAGCGGCAATATTTACATTGGCACGTCGAATACTGCCGTTGTCAAATTTTAAACTATAAATTTGTTTTAATACATCGGTTACATATTCAATTGGGCAATTGACAGGATCTTCACCTGCTTCTACAGCTAAACGCTTATGTCCCAAAGCTTCAAGGATTTTGACTTCTTGTGCGACATCTTCCATGCTTAGACGGCGGCGAAGCTGTTTCTCGTTTGATGCGCAATAGCCACAATAGACACAGTTGTTTACACAATAGCTGGAAATATATAAAGGTGCAAAGAGGACAATTCGTTTTCCATAAATAGCTTCTTTAATTTCTGCAGCTGTGGAAAACATCTTCTGTATTAATTCTTGATTTTCTACTTGTAATAAGATTGCTACTTCGGCGGAAGTTAATCC
This genomic interval from Selenobaculum gibii contains the following:
- the cobO gene encoding cob(I)yrinic acid a,c-diamide adenosyltransferase; this encodes MNKKKQGLLIVHTGNGKGKTTAALGLAVRAWGQGLKILILQFIKGNWKYGELKALEKFAPNLMIEQAGEGFVKQAEGEEKSKHIEVAQNTFWRAKKEVVSAEWDMVILDELNYAVKFGLIEKEAVLELVKTKPESLHLVITGRDAIPELIEVADLVTEMKEVKHPYKKGIKAQRGVEF
- the hydG gene encoding [FeFe] hydrogenase H-cluster radical SAM maturase HydG, translated to MIDNTQRTSDAFIDDQLIFQLLADGKSKASDASLVKQIIEKARTKHGLTSAEVAILLQVENQELIQKMFSTAAEIKEAIYGKRIVLFAPLYISSYCVNNCVYCGYCASNEKQLRRRLSMEDVAQEVKILEALGHKRLAVEAGEDPVNCPIEYVTDVLKQIYSLKFDNGSIRRANVNIAATTIEDYAKLKAAGIGTYILFQETYHRETYARLHPSGPKHDYNWHTTAMDRAMKGGIDDVGIGTLYGLYDFKYDTVAMFLHAEHLEKEFGVGPHTISVPRIRPASDVDLSTMPHLVSDEDFAKIIAIIRMAVPYTGMILSTREDPDYRDTLIDYGISQISAASGTGVGAYKETYSDHPDHQNSMQFETSDLRSPDEIIQMLCKKGYVPSYCTACYRQGRTGDRFMSLAKTGEIQNVCLPNALLTFKEYLLDYANEETKKIGEELINDQIKTIENEKIRQTTIERLQLIEEGIRDLFF
- a CDS encoding HlyD family secretion protein; this encodes MFINLSKKNIYIFPILFLFSLSIFTSGCSTSSNAQNVEWGRSEAKEIDLTSKIPGRVVSLYVKEGDTVEKGQVIARIDTRDLEAQLNQNLANIAAIQAQQNQASTVTKLNDAVSNSNVDTAIAGLSKASADLTMAENDFLRFQELLSSGAVSQQVFDSYQTKYQVAQSNYKQAETALAAAKARLLQVDVDTANEKNIASKIEQANAAIEQIKIALDETEIKAPFSGIITAKYIEEGSIISQGMPVVAIQDPLDNWVNIKVPETELNRYKLNQSISLIGRNEDLKINGTIVDISKKPEFATYRGSDERNNTDIVTFNVKIQVNSPDIRPGMRFKLAGSENN
- a CDS encoding amino acid permease, with product MENVPEEKMKRGLKNRHMQMIALGGAIGTGLFYGSASTIQLAGPAIALSYFIGGTIIFFIMRMLGEMAVDNPVSGSFSFYAKSYWHEFIGFLSGWNYWFNYVVVSMAELTAVGIYMNYWYPDIPQWVSALACLIIITLINLINVRMYGEFEFFTAIIKVVAIIGMIIFGTYLIFTQMGAFPDCFANLWQHGGFMPNGIWGLALSLVIVMFSFGGIELIGITAGEADNPNKTIPKAINQVIWRVLIFYIGTLVVLMTLYPWNEVGLEASPFVQIFSNIGIPAAANLLNIVVLTAALSVYNSAIYSNSRMLYGLAKQGDAPKIFTRLAKNGVPYIGIFVSSGITLIVVALNYFIPGKVFMYLISIAVAAVVVSWVIITITHLKFRKLKIRENQVEQLHFKSIGYPYINYLCLAFLIMIVLLMTQIEDMQLAVGILPIWIGCLWIGYKIRKNK
- a CDS encoding ABC transporter permease — translated: MRIINILAFYENNKKSLLFLWLVPIVYLLLFGSTYKSEVVEHIPTVIYDQDQSSNSRVLINCINDVEKYKIVAYAQNEATMNEILASGDALLAVEIPTGFSQDLKNGKSPSVMVITDASNLMFHNAVMSSMGQIMQTFSAAAGQKLLEAGNQLPTQSLHTVAPLTLSVRIINNPEISYNNFMLLGLGLNGLQIALIILLTPIFMPYLHNKNKISFILKNSFRKMILPYWLCSILIFLSLPYLAHIFYNVHCIANPFDIILLGSAFCLALIAISSFFSAISPNAVNALQTPLLYIMPGLLFSGLSWPSYAMNDTSLLLAKAMPLYYTGDELRKLILAGSSSNLLYNVIALYIMAAIFFILAFIILKIRLTMIKRKEVTS
- a CDS encoding TetR/AcrR family transcriptional regulator — its product is MKERIMAATMEEVNIHGLKFTMNDLAKRLKISKRSLYENFPSKQDLIDSILTILLSNLEKQEEEIYQTQMPIIDKLKALLSILPYEAETFDKHIYEDLKTAFPEQWKKVELSRKIRMERIEKVLKVGIDAGIIRNINIYVLQEILKTSFDAFTTYRFLNSNNLTYKDAINAMLDILIHGLLTGNKK
- a CDS encoding flagellin, which encodes MRNENLTDAESTIRGADMAKEIVEYTRYQLLTQAA